One window of the Flavobacteriaceae bacterium YJPT1-3 genome contains the following:
- a CDS encoding VCBS repeat-containing protein — protein sequence MIKKSALFLSVLLLLSCTKEGSVFKTLPAKKAGVSFQNSLQADEDMNILDYLYFYNGGGLAVGDINQDGLPDLFFSGNQVKNKLYLNQGGLRFEDISESAGVAGNSDWNTGVVMGDVNGDGLLDIYVCAVVGINGMDGHNELFINQGDNTFKEQAAAYGLDLDTYSSSAAFLDYDLDGDLDLYILNHAVHTQDSFGKASLREKRNYETGDRLMRNDGDRFTDVSEEAGIYGGVNGYGLGLAVADFNRDGLPDIYVGNDFHEDDYFYINQGDGTFKEQLRDYFGHTSRFSMGNDVADINHDGWPDMISLDMLPQDERVLKSSEGDDNIQTQQMRTEQFGYHYQFTRNMLYVNQPGYQFTESALASGVAATDWSWSALFGDYDQDGHQDLFISNGIPKRPNDLDYIKFISSEQIRSKIDNTSLIDQEALNLMPKGTIHNYVFRGDGNTGFKDESGTWTVKDTLVSGASAYADLDGDGDLDLITNNLNAPPSFYINKTDQKANYLQLDLQFPGKNTYALGAKVFVYHDGKMQFKEHYTVRGFQASSEPLLHFGLGSTTQVDSLRIIWPDQQSQLMTNIAVNQKLKISPENASPFDYQRLQPKRDPLFQKVKDNLGIDFVHQEDRYQDFLRQKLIPFEFSDRGPALAVGDLNQDGKTDLYFGGSKRIAAQVYWQQDTAYAKADIQNYPMLNVVLQDSINEEVAAVLEDFNGDGKADLLIGTGGADFYGQAEPLLDAYFIAKDSSFVKQNLPPYFENASVLAPFDYDGDGDLDLFVGNQMVTGDYGKLPQAYLLKNTKGQFEVDDTNPMGQLGMVTDAIWSDFNGDGTTDLIIVGEWMKPLFYENQNGKLKPVDKLDQGHHGLWQSIIAFDIDSDGDDDYLLGNWGENSKFQASEKAPLRMYYHDFDQNGQTETIVASAKEGNYYPIEGLDGLSEQLVFLRKKYTRYADFAGQTVEELLTEEQLEGSTVLTVSNLRSGYLKNEAGNFTFVPFDRDLQVSPIMAFTKFDFDGDGKTEVLAGGNYFGVKPYHGRLDAFSGALIESTQDIKPGFEMGLDFAQKSIRHLEIISLNNQNYLLAVFNNAAAEVYTIKKTN from the coding sequence ATGATTAAGAAATCTGCCCTTTTCCTATCCGTCCTCCTCTTGCTCTCCTGCACAAAGGAAGGCTCGGTGTTTAAAACCCTACCGGCCAAAAAAGCCGGGGTGTCCTTTCAGAACAGCTTACAAGCGGATGAGGACATGAACATACTGGACTACCTTTATTTTTACAATGGAGGGGGTTTGGCCGTAGGCGATATCAATCAGGATGGCCTTCCCGATCTCTTCTTTTCGGGGAACCAGGTAAAAAACAAACTCTATCTCAATCAAGGCGGACTTCGTTTTGAGGACATTTCGGAGTCGGCCGGAGTGGCCGGAAACAGCGACTGGAATACCGGTGTTGTCATGGGCGATGTGAACGGTGACGGATTACTGGACATTTATGTCTGTGCCGTGGTTGGCATCAATGGGATGGATGGTCACAACGAACTATTCATCAACCAAGGGGACAATACCTTCAAAGAACAAGCTGCAGCCTACGGCTTAGACCTGGACACCTACAGTTCCTCAGCCGCTTTTCTGGATTACGACCTGGACGGCGATCTGGATCTTTACATTCTTAACCATGCCGTGCATACGCAAGATTCATTCGGCAAAGCAAGCTTACGCGAAAAAAGGAACTACGAGACCGGAGATCGATTGATGCGCAACGATGGAGATCGCTTTACCGATGTTAGCGAAGAAGCCGGTATTTACGGAGGAGTCAATGGTTATGGACTGGGTCTTGCCGTGGCTGATTTTAACAGGGATGGGTTACCGGATATTTATGTGGGCAACGACTTTCACGAAGATGATTATTTCTACATCAATCAAGGGGATGGGACCTTCAAAGAACAATTACGTGACTATTTCGGACATACCTCTCGTTTCTCCATGGGGAATGATGTGGCTGATATCAACCACGACGGCTGGCCGGATATGATCTCACTGGATATGCTGCCGCAAGACGAACGGGTGCTTAAATCATCAGAAGGTGATGACAACATCCAAACCCAACAAATGCGCACCGAACAATTTGGTTACCATTACCAGTTTACCCGCAACATGCTCTACGTGAATCAGCCGGGGTACCAGTTTACCGAAAGTGCCCTGGCCAGCGGAGTAGCAGCTACTGACTGGAGCTGGAGTGCCCTCTTTGGCGATTATGATCAGGATGGTCATCAGGACCTCTTCATTTCTAATGGTATTCCTAAACGTCCTAACGATCTGGACTACATCAAATTCATTTCCAGTGAGCAAATTAGAAGTAAAATCGATAACACCAGTTTGATCGATCAGGAAGCACTCAACCTGATGCCGAAAGGCACCATCCATAATTATGTCTTTCGAGGCGATGGAAATACTGGTTTTAAGGATGAGTCCGGCACCTGGACCGTCAAGGATACCCTGGTCAGTGGAGCCAGCGCTTACGCTGACCTGGACGGGGATGGAGACCTGGACCTGATCACCAATAATCTGAACGCCCCTCCCTCTTTTTACATCAATAAAACCGACCAAAAGGCCAATTACCTGCAGCTGGACCTTCAGTTTCCCGGAAAGAACACCTACGCTCTTGGAGCTAAGGTCTTTGTCTATCACGACGGGAAGATGCAATTCAAAGAGCATTATACGGTACGAGGCTTTCAGGCCTCCTCAGAACCGCTTCTTCATTTTGGCCTGGGTTCTACCACACAGGTTGATTCTTTACGCATCATCTGGCCTGATCAGCAGTCACAGCTTATGACTAACATAGCAGTCAATCAAAAGCTAAAAATTAGTCCGGAAAATGCCAGCCCCTTCGATTATCAGCGCTTGCAACCCAAACGCGATCCCCTATTTCAGAAAGTGAAGGACAATCTCGGAATCGATTTTGTACATCAGGAAGACCGCTATCAAGACTTTTTAAGGCAAAAACTCATTCCTTTTGAATTTTCAGACCGGGGTCCGGCGTTAGCCGTGGGTGATCTGAACCAGGACGGAAAAACCGATCTCTACTTTGGCGGATCGAAACGGATCGCAGCTCAAGTCTACTGGCAGCAGGATACTGCTTACGCGAAAGCGGATATACAAAACTATCCTATGCTGAATGTCGTTCTTCAAGACTCCATCAACGAGGAAGTGGCCGCCGTTCTGGAAGATTTTAATGGAGACGGGAAAGCCGACCTGTTGATCGGAACCGGAGGCGCCGACTTCTATGGTCAGGCTGAACCTTTATTGGATGCCTATTTCATCGCTAAGGACAGCAGCTTTGTCAAGCAAAACCTGCCTCCCTATTTCGAAAACGCCAGCGTACTCGCCCCTTTTGATTACGACGGCGATGGAGATCTTGACCTCTTCGTAGGGAATCAGATGGTCACCGGGGACTACGGCAAACTCCCACAGGCCTACTTACTGAAAAATACTAAGGGTCAATTTGAAGTGGATGACACGAACCCCATGGGGCAACTAGGCATGGTCACCGATGCAATCTGGAGTGATTTTAATGGGGACGGCACGACCGACCTGATTATCGTGGGTGAATGGATGAAGCCACTGTTCTACGAGAATCAAAACGGAAAATTGAAACCGGTCGACAAACTAGATCAGGGGCATCACGGCCTCTGGCAAAGCATCATCGCCTTTGACATAGACAGTGATGGAGACGACGATTATCTTCTGGGCAACTGGGGAGAGAACAGTAAATTCCAGGCCAGTGAAAAGGCTCCGCTTCGCATGTATTACCATGATTTTGACCAAAACGGTCAAACTGAAACGATTGTAGCTTCTGCAAAAGAAGGCAACTACTACCCCATTGAAGGATTGGATGGCTTGAGTGAGCAATTGGTCTTTTTACGAAAAAAGTATACCCGCTACGCCGACTTTGCCGGTCAAACGGTTGAAGAACTGCTGACTGAAGAGCAATTGGAGGGAAGTACGGTGCTTACGGTGAGCAATCTACGCTCCGGATACTTGAAAAATGAGGCCGGGAATTTTACCTTTGTACCCTTTGATAGAGACCTTCAGGTGAGTCCAATTATGGCCTTTACTAAATTTGATTTTGATGGAGACGGTAAGACGGAAGTGCTGGCCGGAGGGAACTATTTTGGAGTCAAACCGTATCACGGTCGCTTGGATGCTTTTAGCGGAGCATTGATTGAATCGACACAAGACATAAAGCCGGGATTCGAAATGGGCCTCGATTTTGCTCAGAAATCCATTCGGCACTTAGAAATTATTTCGTTAAACAACCAAAACTATCTGCTTGCGGTCTTCAATAATGCGGCAGCAGAAGTGTACACGATCAAGAAAACAAACTGA
- a CDS encoding GyrI-like domain-containing protein, translating into MIKKIGLGALVLLVAALLWYLFLKPGDYTVNFKIKTNTGTAMQSLKSWSSSLDSTRIVSQEGLEQLTQEIKKGDSLYRLQWYFKPQQDSILQVSVDVTDTNNSLDNRLAVPFGTTVVAQNAEEMVAAFGEALYDHLQHIKITIEGEATTPATYYAYVPEQGIQIEKALGMMANYTLLSDVLIQNQVELNGPPFVEITSWNIYNDSISYRFAFPVKRSDRLPDHPIIKYDRMNAKKSLKAVYNGNYITSDRAWYALLEYAKEQGIKVDARPIEIFYNNPNMGGNELNWKAEIFMPIATEED; encoded by the coding sequence ATGATAAAGAAAATAGGTTTAGGCGCACTAGTTTTACTTGTTGCAGCCCTCCTCTGGTACCTCTTTTTAAAACCCGGCGACTATACGGTCAATTTTAAAATAAAGACGAATACAGGAACGGCCATGCAGTCCCTTAAATCCTGGAGTAGCTCTTTAGATAGCACGCGCATTGTAAGTCAGGAAGGATTGGAACAGCTCACTCAGGAAATTAAGAAGGGAGATTCGCTCTATCGTCTGCAATGGTACTTTAAACCGCAACAAGATTCCATTTTACAGGTAAGTGTAGACGTGACCGACACCAACAATAGTCTGGACAACAGACTAGCAGTACCTTTTGGAACTACAGTAGTAGCGCAAAATGCAGAAGAAATGGTAGCAGCCTTCGGGGAGGCGCTTTACGATCATTTACAGCATATAAAGATCACGATCGAAGGAGAGGCCACCACGCCGGCGACCTATTATGCCTATGTCCCGGAACAGGGCATTCAAATTGAAAAAGCGCTGGGCATGATGGCTAATTATACCTTACTCAGCGATGTACTTATCCAGAACCAAGTGGAGCTGAACGGCCCTCCGTTTGTGGAGATCACCTCCTGGAATATTTATAACGACAGTATTTCCTATCGCTTCGCCTTCCCTGTGAAGCGGTCTGACCGACTGCCCGATCATCCCATCATCAAATACGATAGGATGAACGCCAAAAAATCATTGAAAGCGGTCTACAATGGAAATTACATCACCTCAGACCGTGCCTGGTACGCCCTGTTGGAATACGCCAAAGAGCAAGGCATCAAGGTGGACGCCAGGCCCATCGAAATCTTCTACAACAATCCGAACATGGGCGGAAACGAACTCAACTGGAAAGCCGAGATCTTTATGCCCATCGCTACGGAAGAAGACTAG
- a CDS encoding vanadium-dependent haloperoxidase, which translates to MKTTIQGVLTLLLSGFLWTSCQKESQPLEVTPHDFHEAIEQVTEVIIHDIFSPPVASRIYAYPNIAAYEILALQDPAYNSLAGQLTDFSAIPSPDNELVNTDAAALVAHMELSKKLIFSEAKMETFRDSIYAIWRERNEEVFEASEAYGMQVAQHMLAWMDKDNYKQTRTMPKFSINTDDPSRWQPTPPAYMAGIEPHWNKIRPFVLDSAAQFKPNPPPAFSMEEGSAFYKELKEVYDISQDITQKGDNSEEVAIAQFWDCNPYVSTQQGHLMFATKKITPGGHWIGITKIAAEKANSDLMETLYAYTKVSIALADGFISCWDEKYRSNLIRPETLINEYVDDAWKPILQTPPFPEYVSGHSVVSGAASEALTSIYGDNFSFNDDTEVAYGLPIRNFTSFRQAAEEAAVSRLYGGIHYRAAIEVGLEQGKAVGEFIVNNLNMKADTAQASN; encoded by the coding sequence ATGAAAACGACTATACAAGGCGTATTGACCCTGCTACTCAGCGGTTTCCTTTGGACCTCCTGCCAGAAGGAGTCACAACCGTTAGAAGTGACACCCCATGATTTTCATGAAGCCATAGAACAGGTGACTGAAGTGATCATACACGACATTTTCTCACCTCCTGTAGCCAGTAGAATTTATGCATATCCCAATATTGCGGCCTATGAGATTCTGGCTTTACAGGATCCGGCCTATAATTCATTAGCAGGACAATTAACCGATTTTAGCGCTATCCCTTCCCCGGATAATGAATTGGTCAATACGGATGCCGCAGCGCTGGTGGCTCATATGGAACTCAGCAAAAAACTGATCTTCTCTGAAGCGAAAATGGAGACCTTTCGCGACAGCATCTATGCCATCTGGCGAGAACGCAACGAAGAAGTATTCGAAGCCTCCGAAGCCTATGGCATGCAAGTCGCACAGCATATGCTGGCTTGGATGGACAAAGACAATTACAAGCAGACGCGTACCATGCCTAAATTCTCGATCAATACTGATGATCCCTCGCGTTGGCAACCCACCCCGCCCGCTTATATGGCCGGGATCGAACCTCACTGGAATAAGATCCGACCTTTTGTTTTAGACTCAGCGGCTCAATTTAAACCCAATCCTCCGCCGGCGTTTTCCATGGAGGAAGGCTCTGCTTTTTATAAGGAGCTCAAAGAAGTATACGACATCAGTCAGGACATAACCCAGAAAGGGGACAACTCAGAGGAAGTAGCGATCGCCCAGTTCTGGGATTGTAACCCTTATGTAAGCACCCAACAGGGTCATTTGATGTTCGCCACCAAAAAGATCACTCCGGGAGGGCATTGGATCGGTATCACCAAGATCGCGGCTGAAAAAGCCAACTCAGATCTGATGGAGACCTTATACGCTTACACCAAAGTTTCCATTGCTTTGGCCGATGGTTTTATCAGCTGCTGGGATGAGAAGTACCGCAGTAACCTGATCCGGCCGGAGACCCTAATCAATGAATACGTAGATGATGCCTGGAAACCTATCCTACAGACGCCTCCGTTCCCGGAATACGTTTCGGGACACTCTGTGGTATCGGGGGCAGCTTCTGAGGCGCTGACCAGTATTTATGGCGATAATTTCTCCTTCAACGACGACACCGAGGTGGCCTATGGTTTACCCATTCGTAACTTCACCTCCTTTCGACAAGCAGCGGAAGAAGCCGCAGTAAGCCGTCTGTATGGCGGGATACACTACCGTGCAGCTATTGAAGTAGGTTTAGAACAAGGCAAAGCCGTAGGTGAATTCATCGTGAATAACCTCAACATGAAAGCCGATACGGCACAAGCCTCCAACTGA
- a CDS encoding FG-GAP-like repeat-containing protein: protein MKINSLSTLTFLGLLSLFTLYSCNKEQESKETQELDTEPTLFELKSSEKTGIDFVNAIANQKDFNIFKYRNFYNGGGVAIGDINNDGLADIYMTANMESNRLYLNKGNFQFEDITEQAGVGGNKPWSTGVTMADVNADGLLDIYVSNAGNSEGNNHDNDLYINNGDLTFTEQAAKYNLAKTGFSTHASFFDYDKDGDLDVYILNNSNIPVSGLGYAEQREVRAQDWKSINPNFRGVGDLLMRNDGDTFTDVSEEAGIYGSLIGFGLGVMVTDINQDLWPDLYISNDFYERDYLYINNQDGTFTEDIKNWTSRLSLSAMGVDMADINNDGLQDIFITDMLPEKEERVKSVMEFDGYDVFKLKQSKDFYQQYIQNTLQINNGNGSFSETAYFSGVDATDWSWAGLLVDLDNDGYRDIFVTNGINHDLTDLDFVDFFANEIIRDMAVTGKLKAIDSIINKMPTTPLPNYAFENKRDLTFENSTAKWGLDQLSMSNGSAYGDLDNDGDLDLVINNVNMPSFIYENKTNELTDHHYLKIKFEGNQKNPFGVGVSVWLYRDKEVFFQEMIPSRGFQSSMEYGMTIGLGSTPKIDSLRVVWPNDKTQLLTAVEADQEIKLVLTDAQETYTPRKRTSKKTLLKPVENGILVAHQENAYNDFDYEGLIAKKLSQEGPALAVGDVNGDGNEDLFLGGAKNQSGTLYLHRGGGKLENKTTNPFDQDSAYEDTAAAFFDADGDGDLDLMVASGGNEVGSNNDLRPRLYVNNGKGGFSKSAQEIPSAQQNMAVIAPHDFDNDGDVDVFIGSRSVVGVYGIDPEHLFLENNGDGTFTDATERVAYDLKDAGMITDAVWVDIDGDDKLDLVTTSEWGSPGIYLNSGRRLRFMESDLDALKGWWNTIATADLDNDGDQDLILGNEGTNLHYRPTADSPMKLFINDYDSNGTIEQITTYQENGEYYPIHQKKEITAQVVSLKKENIKASDYAKRTVGELFNPEIFKNSIVKTVNTSQSVIAINKGKGAFTVQKLPYQVQLSCICGIACTDLNKDGYLDLILGGNNFEFKPQYSQLDGNYGNVLLSNGALDYTWQNYDESGFFIRDEIKHLEVFRDRSDKRYLIAAVNDQQPKIYALDD from the coding sequence ATGAAAATTAATTCGCTCAGTACGCTGACCTTCCTAGGTCTACTCAGCCTTTTCACCCTATACTCCTGTAATAAGGAGCAAGAATCTAAAGAAACTCAGGAGCTCGATACGGAGCCAACCCTCTTTGAGCTGAAATCTTCTGAAAAGACCGGCATCGATTTTGTCAACGCGATCGCCAACCAAAAGGACTTCAACATTTTTAAATACCGAAACTTCTACAATGGTGGCGGGGTGGCTATTGGTGACATCAATAATGATGGTCTCGCGGATATCTATATGACCGCGAATATGGAGTCCAATCGACTGTACCTGAACAAAGGGAATTTTCAGTTTGAAGACATTACGGAGCAGGCCGGAGTGGGTGGAAACAAACCCTGGTCAACCGGGGTTACCATGGCCGATGTCAATGCAGACGGCCTTCTGGACATCTATGTGAGCAACGCCGGAAATTCAGAAGGAAACAATCACGATAACGACCTCTACATCAATAATGGGGATCTCACTTTCACAGAGCAAGCGGCGAAATACAATCTGGCCAAAACCGGTTTTTCGACCCACGCCAGTTTCTTTGATTATGACAAAGATGGGGATCTCGACGTCTACATACTGAACAACAGTAACATTCCGGTATCCGGGCTGGGCTATGCCGAGCAACGGGAAGTACGCGCCCAGGACTGGAAGTCGATCAATCCTAATTTTAGAGGCGTAGGGGATCTCTTGATGCGTAATGACGGTGACACCTTCACCGACGTCAGTGAGGAAGCGGGCATCTATGGAAGCCTGATAGGCTTTGGATTGGGGGTCATGGTGACCGACATCAATCAGGACCTTTGGCCGGACCTCTACATCTCCAACGATTTTTACGAACGGGACTACCTCTACATCAATAATCAGGATGGTACTTTTACCGAGGACATCAAGAACTGGACCTCCCGATTATCGCTTTCCGCCATGGGCGTGGATATGGCGGATATCAATAACGACGGACTGCAAGACATTTTCATCACCGATATGCTCCCGGAAAAAGAGGAGCGCGTTAAATCGGTCATGGAGTTTGACGGGTACGATGTGTTCAAACTCAAGCAAAGCAAAGACTTCTACCAACAGTACATCCAGAACACCCTACAGATCAATAATGGGAACGGCTCCTTTAGTGAAACGGCTTATTTCAGTGGGGTCGATGCTACCGACTGGAGCTGGGCCGGACTCCTGGTGGACCTCGATAATGACGGTTATCGCGATATTTTTGTAACCAATGGGATCAATCACGACCTTACTGATCTTGATTTTGTGGATTTCTTCGCCAATGAGATCATTCGTGATATGGCGGTCACCGGTAAATTGAAGGCGATCGACTCCATCATCAATAAAATGCCCACCACCCCGCTGCCCAATTACGCTTTTGAAAATAAACGGGATCTCACCTTTGAGAACAGTACGGCCAAATGGGGATTGGATCAACTGAGTATGTCCAACGGATCGGCCTACGGAGATTTGGATAATGACGGAGACCTGGATCTGGTCATCAACAACGTGAACATGCCCTCCTTCATTTATGAGAATAAGACCAACGAACTCACCGATCATCATTACTTAAAGATCAAGTTCGAAGGGAACCAGAAGAACCCTTTTGGCGTGGGAGTCTCTGTATGGCTCTATCGGGATAAGGAGGTTTTCTTTCAGGAAATGATTCCCTCCCGAGGCTTTCAATCTTCTATGGAGTACGGCATGACCATCGGATTGGGATCTACTCCTAAAATCGATTCGCTGCGTGTGGTTTGGCCTAATGACAAAACCCAGCTCCTGACAGCGGTTGAGGCCGATCAGGAAATTAAACTGGTCCTTACTGACGCCCAGGAAACCTACACTCCGCGCAAACGAACTTCGAAGAAAACACTTTTAAAGCCCGTTGAAAACGGCATCTTGGTGGCTCATCAGGAGAACGCCTATAACGATTTTGACTATGAAGGCCTGATCGCTAAAAAGCTATCCCAGGAAGGTCCTGCACTGGCAGTGGGTGACGTCAATGGTGACGGCAACGAAGACCTCTTTCTCGGAGGAGCAAAAAATCAGTCCGGGACCCTGTACCTCCACCGTGGAGGCGGAAAATTGGAGAACAAAACCACCAATCCCTTTGATCAGGATAGCGCTTACGAAGATACAGCTGCGGCCTTTTTTGACGCCGATGGGGATGGAGATCTGGATCTTATGGTCGCTTCCGGCGGTAATGAGGTTGGATCAAACAATGATTTGAGACCACGATTGTATGTGAACAATGGCAAGGGCGGCTTTAGCAAGAGTGCTCAGGAAATTCCGTCAGCCCAGCAAAACATGGCGGTGATTGCCCCTCATGACTTTGACAATGATGGAGACGTGGATGTTTTTATCGGGTCTCGTAGTGTGGTAGGTGTCTACGGCATTGACCCCGAGCATTTATTCCTGGAAAATAACGGAGACGGCACTTTTACAGACGCCACCGAGCGGGTCGCCTACGACCTAAAAGATGCGGGAATGATCACCGATGCGGTGTGGGTAGATATAGACGGAGACGACAAACTCGATCTGGTGACCACCTCCGAATGGGGCAGCCCGGGAATCTATTTGAACTCAGGTCGCCGACTCCGCTTCATGGAAAGTGATCTGGACGCCTTAAAAGGATGGTGGAATACCATCGCCACGGCTGATCTGGATAACGACGGGGACCAGGATCTGATCTTGGGTAATGAAGGGACGAATCTTCACTATCGCCCTACGGCCGATTCGCCCATGAAGTTATTTATCAATGATTACGATAGTAACGGAACCATTGAGCAAATCACGACCTATCAGGAAAATGGAGAGTATTATCCCATCCATCAGAAAAAAGAGATTACCGCTCAGGTGGTCTCCCTCAAAAAAGAGAATATAAAAGCCTCTGACTACGCTAAACGCACCGTAGGCGAGCTGTTCAATCCAGAGATCTTTAAGAATTCCATTGTTAAAACGGTGAACACCTCCCAGTCGGTGATCGCCATCAACAAGGGTAAAGGTGCTTTTACTGTTCAGAAACTCCCCTATCAGGTACAGTTGTCTTGTATTTGCGGTATCGCCTGCACCGATCTGAATAAAGACGGTTATCTGGACCTTATCTTAGGTGGTAACAACTTTGAATTCAAACCTCAATATTCCCAATTGGACGGGAATTATGGAAATGTACTCTTAAGTAATGGCGCCCTGGATTATACCTGGCAAAATTACGACGAGAGCGGATTCTTTATTCGCGATGAGATCAAGCATTTGGAAGTATTTAGAGACCGGTCTGATAAACGGTACCTGATCGCCGCAGTGAATGATCAACAACCTAAGATCTACGCGCTAGATGATTAA